In Quercus robur chromosome 10, dhQueRobu3.1, whole genome shotgun sequence, a genomic segment contains:
- the LOC126701895 gene encoding uncharacterized protein LOC126701895, with protein MAEEKSLEEVLSLPILLADRVSKSAREAEASKLECLDLAKQVDRLSQMLRAAVRLPWTASQSHQTLYEQPIRRIVADVAKNLDRALTLVRKCKHSGVLRQVFSITTTADFRKVSNLLESSIGDMKWLLSIYDFDNGTNLSLPPIASNDPILSWVWAHTAMLHMGQPKDRTDAALELASLAKDNDRNKKIIVDEGGVPPLLKLLNNANSNEPNSAISVEAQIAAATALFNIVTNRDRVRYVVDTHGIPIIVHVLTESTIKVQIPVANLVARMAGLDPLAQEEFARENVTRPLVSSLAMDTILDDPNFLQSGKTTIHSLVQLAGKTTQPLKSNHTGSFSYNSDGSGRSGSGSGGGSSTTNSHYHYNSSNIRKERDNETPEVKQKVKVSCAQALWKLSKGSLVNSRKITETKGLLCLAKMIEYEKDELQLNCLMTVMEIAAVAENNTDLRRTAFKPSSPPAKAVLDQLLRVIQDGDSWTLQIPAIKAIGCLARTFPARETRIIGPLVLQLGNKNVDVATEAAIALKKFVCPENFNCLEHSKAILEFDGVPPLMKLLRANDWAQMHSVVLLCYLALNVGNSKALEQARALNALEGAARSVVAQNPGLRDLIVKAMDHLTLYQPGVPHPHMQPHLL; from the coding sequence ATGGCTGAGGAAAAGAGTCTCGAAGAGGTACTCTCACTGCCAATCCTACTTGCCGATCGAGTGAGCAAGTCTGCTCGAGAAGCCGAGGCATCAAAACTCGAGTGTCTCGACTTGGCAAAGCAAGTCGACCGGCTCTCCCAGATGCTTCGAGCGGCAGTTCGACTCCCGTGGACAGCTTCGCAGTCTCATCAAACTCTGTACGAGCAGCCCATCCGTCGAATCGTCGCCGACGTGGCGAAGAATCTCGACCGAGCCCTAACCTTGGTTCGAAAATGCAAGCACAGCGGCGTGCTTCGGCAGGTGTTCTCGATCACCACCACGGCCGACTTCCGCAAGGTCTCGAACCTTCTCGAGTCTTCCATTGGCGACATGAAGTGGCTGCTCTCGATCTACGATTTCGATAACGGGACCAACCTTTCTCTGCCTCCGATAGCGAGCAACGACCCGATTCTGTCGTGGGTTTGGGCCCACACCGCTATGCTTCACATGGGTCAGCCGAAGGATCGAACCGACGCGGCTCTCGAGCTCGCTTCTCTGGCCAAAGACAACGATCGGAACAAGAAGATCATCGTCGACGAAGGTGGGGTCCCGCCGCTTCTCAAGCTGCTCAACAACGCCAACAGCAACGAACCCAATTCGGCGATTTCAGTTGAAGCTCAAATCGCGGCCGCCACTGCGCTTTTCAATATCGTCACGAACCGGGACCGTGTCCGATACGTGGTGGACACGCATGGGATTCCGATAATTGTTCACGTTTTGACTGAGTCTACAATCAAAGTTCAAATCCCAGTTGCGAATTTAGTAGCTCGAATGGCTGGGCTCGACCCTTTGGCTCAAGAGGAGTTCGCTAGAGAAAACGTTACCAGACCTCTCGTGTCCTCGCTGGCAATGGATACGATTCTCGACGACCCGAATTTTCTCCAGTCGGGTAAGACTACAATTCACTCTTTAGTTCAATTAGCTGGGAAAACAACACAACCATTGAAAAGCAATCACACGGGGTCGTTTTCGTATAATTCAGATGGAAGTGGTAGAAGTGGTAGTGGTAGCGGTGGTGGTAGTTCTACTACTAATTCACATTATCATTATAATAGTAGTAATATTAGAAAAGAGAGGGATAATGAGACACCTGAAGTcaaacaaaaagtcaaagttaGTTGTGCTCAGGCTTTATGGAAGTTATCCAAAGGTAGTTTAGTGAATAGTCGAAAGATCACGGAGACAAAAGGGTTGTTGTGTTTGGCGAAAATGATTGAGTACGAGAAGGATGAGTTGCAGTTGAATTGTTTGATGACAGTTATGGAAATAGCTGCTGTGGCAGAAAATAATACTGATCTCAGGCGTACCGCGTTTAAGCCTAGTTCTCCGCCTGCTAAGGCAGTGTTGGATCAACTTTTGAGAGTGATTCAAGATGGCGATAGTTGGACATTGCAAATTCCGGCGATCAAAGCTATTGGGTGTTTGGCGAGGACTTTTCCGGCTAGGGAGACGAGGATTATTGGTCCTTTGGTTTTGCAGCTTGGGAATAAGAATGTGGATGTGGCGACGGAGGCTGCTATTGCATTGAAGAAGTTTGTGTGTCCCGAGAATTTTAATTGCTTGGAGCATTCCAAGGCGATTTTGGAGTTCGATGGGGTTCCACCGCTGATGAAGCTTTTGAGGGCCAATGATTGGGCTCAAATGCACTCGGTTGTGTTGTTGTGTTATCTTGCATTGAATGTTGGTAATAGTAAGGCTCTTGAACAAGCACGGGCATTGAATGCACTTGAAGGGGCTGCTCGTTCTGTCGTGGCTCAAAATCCTGGTTTGAGGGACTTGATTGTTAAAGCCATGGATCATCTCACTCTTTATCAGCCTGGAGTTCCTCATCCCCATATGCAGCCTCATCTACTTTAA
- the LOC126701606 gene encoding uncharacterized protein LOC126701606 has translation MERNWVKLRNRALPEHRQGIKDFLDFAFEHTTMGDKIYCPCKKCKNYFAKTKDDVEVDLLTTRILPSYFHWFRYGEERHFQTCDSLDCDDKSDGDGLSEMVEDYCAAFNAASCVAGDSSGNGTPEEPNDDAANFFLKLGDNEQKLFQDCKYTKLSFIVKLLHIKCLSGWTNKSFTLLLQLLNDALSKVIVELPNSLYEAKKMIRDLGLDYVKIDACENNCMLYWKENSNRVECQVCGISRWKSSEGSVRGKKVPHKTKKFCSCIQKLTL, from the exons ATGGAACGGAATTGGGTAAAGCTTAGGAATAGAGCTCTTCCTGAGCATAGACAAGGAATTAAAGACTTCCTTGATTTTGCATTTGAACATACAACAATGGGGGATAAAATTTATTGTCCATGTAAGAAATGCAAGAACTACTTTGCAAAGACCAAAGATGATGTTGAGGTTGATTTGCTTACTACTCGTATTCTCCCAAGTTATTTTCATTGGTTTAGATATGGTGAGGAGAGACATTTTCAAACATGTGATAGTTTGGATTGTGATGATAAGTCAGACGGGGATGGCTTGAGTGAGATGGTAGAAGATTATTGTGCAGCCTTTAACGCAGCCAGTTGTGTAGCTGGAGATTCGAGTGGCAATGGTACTCCTGAAGAGCCTAATGATGATGCAGCTAACTTTTTTCTGAAACTAGGAGATAACGAGCAAAAACTTTTTCAAGATTGCAAGTATACAAAGCTATCTTTCATTGTGAAGTTACTTCATATTAAATGCCTTAGTGGTTGGACAAACAAATCATTTACTCTATTGCTTCAATTGTTGAATGATGCGCTTTCTAAAGTTATTGTAGAGTTGCCAAATTCATTATATGAGGCAAAGAAGATGATTCGGGATTTGGGTCTTGATTATGTGAAGATAGATGCTTGTGAAAATAATTGTATGTTGTATTGGAAGGAAAATTCCAACAGAGTTGAGTGTCAAGTTTGTGGCATCTCAAGATGGAAATCAAGTGAAGGGAGTGTAAGGGGTAAAAAAGTCCCTCACAAG ACAAAGAAGTTTTGCTCCTGCATACAAAAGTTGACCTTGTAG